The region ATCAAAAGCGATCAGCAGCAATTCTTTTCGTAACAGCAGACAGACAATCACGACGATCCCTGCCAACCCGCCCAACAGGAGCACATCGGTGCTCGAAAGAGCAGCCGCTCTTCCAAAGAGCAGGCCCTCGAGTCCAGCCGCATTTCCTGAAGGAACCTGCTGAATGATCGAGAAGAAGACAACTCCCAGTGCGAGAAATCCACCCAGCGGAATGCCAAAAGCCACTTCTCCCCAGAGAGGTTTGACCTGCTGCAATGCAAAACAGATCAGGACGGCAACCCCCGAAGCGAACATCGATCCACCGACCAGCCACGGAAGTGTGCCTGCTTTTTCAGGGGCCAGCCATAACCCCAAAAGGAACGCCATCGCCACGCCGGGTAAAGCGGCATGACTGATCACATCGCTCAGCAGAACCTGACGCCGCAAAGTCAAGAAAACGCCCATCAATCCGCACGACGCCCCTAAGAGCATTGTGCCCGAAAGCACCAGCAGAGCGTTGTAACTCATGGAAAACATGGTCTCGAAAACCACCGTTCTGGCTGAAGCAAATTCAAAGAACTGATCGATCAACTGGAATTGATCCAGCGGAACTCAATCGCCTGGAAACTCTAACTTGTCACGGATTGTCTCGCTGACATCCGCTGGCCCACTGCATCCAGAATCGAAAGCTGACCACCGTATGTGGCCTTCAGATTTTGAGGTGTCAACACTTCAGAAACCGCTCCCGCTGCAATCAGCCGCAAGTTTAACAACAGCACTTCGTCAAAGTATTCCGAGACCGTCTGCAGATCGTGATGCACGACAATCGTCGTCTTGCCTCGATCTCTCAATGCCTGCAACATGGACACAATCGATTGCTCTGTCGTGGCATCGACGGCAGCAAACGGCTCATCCATCAGATAAAGATCGGCATCCTGAGCCAGAGCTCTGGCAAGAAACACCCGCTGCTGCTGGCCTCCAGAAAGTTGACCAATCTGACGTCTGGCCACATCTCCCAGACCTACCTGTTCGAGAGCTGCCAAAGCCGTATTTTTGGCATCGCGATTCACTGGGCGAAACCACCCCATACGTCCGTAACAGCCCATGGCCGCCACTTCGAGGGCACTGATCGGGAAATCCCAGTCCACACTGGATCGCTGCGGAACATAGGCCACTTTTTGTCGTACTGCCTGATAAGGCTGGCCAAAAAACAGAGCCTCTCCATTCTGCCGGGGGATCAAACCCAAAGCCGCCTTCAATAGGGTACTTTTGCCAGCCCCATTGGGGCCAACAATCGCGATCAGTTTTCGACTGGGTGAGACATAGTCAATATTCCAGAGGACAGGCTTTCGGCCGTAAGCCACCGTCATATCATG is a window of Planctopirus limnophila DSM 3776 DNA encoding:
- a CDS encoding metal ABC transporter ATP-binding protein, with the protein product MNAENSPPDSPLVIHDMTVAYGRKPVLWNIDYVSPSRKLIAIVGPNGAGKSTLLKAALGLIPRQNGEALFFGQPYQAVRQKVAYVPQRSSVDWDFPISALEVAAMGCYGRMGWFRPVNRDAKNTALAALEQVGLGDVARRQIGQLSGGQQQRVFLARALAQDADLYLMDEPFAAVDATTEQSIVSMLQALRDRGKTTIVVHHDLQTVSEYFDEVLLLNLRLIAAGAVSEVLTPQNLKATYGGQLSILDAVGQRMSARQSVTS